From the genome of Mycobacterium dioxanotrophicus, one region includes:
- the rho gene encoding transcription termination factor Rho, producing the protein MTDTDLFTADNSNDTGELSNAVTAATPAETPAAAPSAPTSDARAANPRPASLSTMVLPELRALAKEIGVEGASGLRKSELIAAIRAHRGETNGRGGAATAEAKSDTEAPAEQPTRPRRERRGSSRQAGAPAADAEPAKQAEGDKPAEVEAKPAEQEKPAQQEQPAKQEKQDRPARQDRQDRQDKSEKQDASDKADTKSADERSDQQGDQQTRGGNAGGNAGEDDGDGRQGRRGRRFRDRRRRGERGGEGESGGRNETELREDDVVQPVAGILDVLDNYAFVRTSGYLAGPNDVYVSMNMVRKNGLRRGDAVTGAVRVPREGEGGGQNPRQKFNPLVRLDSVNGGPVENAKNRPDFTKLTPLYPNQRLRLETTPERLTTRVIDLIMPIGKGQRALIVSPPKAGKTTIMQDIANAITKNNPECHLMVVLVDERPEEVTDMQRSVKGEVIASTFDRPPSDHTQAAELAIERAKRLVEQGKDVVVLLDSITRLGRAYNNASPASGRILSGGVDSTALYPPKRFLGAARNIEHGGSLTIIATAMVETGSTGDTVIFEEFKGTGNAELKLDRKIAERRVFPAVDVNPSGTRKDELLLSPDEFAIVHKLRRVLSGLDSHQAIDLLMSQLRKTKNNYEFLVQVSKTAPGSMDVD; encoded by the coding sequence GTGACTGATACGGACCTCTTCACGGCTGATAACAGCAATGACACTGGAGAGCTGTCGAACGCCGTGACGGCAGCGACTCCAGCGGAAACACCGGCTGCTGCGCCCTCCGCGCCCACGTCCGACGCCCGCGCCGCAAACCCGCGGCCTGCCTCGCTGTCGACGATGGTGCTGCCCGAGCTGCGCGCTTTGGCCAAGGAAATCGGTGTCGAGGGCGCGTCGGGTCTGCGCAAGAGTGAGCTGATCGCCGCGATCCGCGCCCATCGGGGCGAGACCAACGGCCGCGGCGGCGCCGCGACCGCCGAGGCCAAGTCCGACACCGAGGCTCCGGCCGAGCAACCGACCCGTCCGCGCCGCGAACGTCGGGGCTCGTCCCGCCAGGCGGGAGCACCGGCCGCCGACGCCGAGCCCGCCAAGCAGGCCGAAGGCGACAAGCCTGCCGAGGTGGAAGCCAAGCCCGCCGAGCAGGAAAAGCCCGCTCAGCAGGAGCAACCCGCCAAGCAGGAGAAGCAGGACCGGCCTGCGCGGCAGGACAGGCAAGACAGGCAAGACAAGAGCGAGAAGCAGGACGCGTCGGACAAGGCGGACACCAAGTCCGCCGACGAGCGCTCTGACCAGCAGGGCGACCAGCAGACCCGGGGTGGGAACGCGGGTGGAAATGCCGGTGAAGACGACGGCGACGGCCGCCAGGGTCGGCGCGGCCGACGCTTCCGGGACCGTCGTCGGCGCGGTGAGCGCGGCGGCGAAGGCGAGAGCGGCGGACGCAACGAGACCGAACTGCGTGAAGACGACGTCGTGCAGCCCGTCGCGGGCATCCTCGACGTCCTCGACAACTACGCGTTCGTCCGGACGTCGGGCTACCTGGCCGGTCCCAACGACGTGTACGTGTCGATGAACATGGTGCGCAAGAACGGCCTGCGCCGCGGTGACGCGGTCACCGGTGCGGTCCGCGTGCCCCGCGAGGGCGAGGGTGGCGGCCAGAATCCGCGGCAGAAGTTCAATCCGCTGGTGCGCCTGGACAGCGTCAACGGTGGTCCGGTCGAGAACGCCAAGAACCGGCCCGATTTCACCAAGCTGACCCCGCTGTACCCGAACCAGCGGCTGCGCCTGGAGACCACGCCCGAGCGTCTCACCACGCGCGTCATCGACCTGATCATGCCGATCGGCAAGGGGCAGCGTGCTCTGATCGTGTCGCCGCCCAAGGCCGGTAAGACCACGATCATGCAGGACATCGCCAACGCGATCACCAAGAACAACCCGGAGTGCCACCTCATGGTGGTGCTCGTCGATGAGCGGCCTGAAGAGGTCACCGACATGCAGCGTTCGGTGAAGGGTGAGGTCATCGCCTCAACCTTCGACCGGCCGCCGTCAGATCACACCCAGGCCGCCGAGCTGGCCATCGAGCGGGCTAAGCGCCTGGTCGAGCAGGGCAAGGACGTCGTCGTGCTGCTCGACTCGATCACCCGGCTGGGCCGCGCGTACAACAACGCGTCGCCGGCTTCGGGCCGCATCCTCTCCGGTGGTGTGGATTCCACCGCGCTGTACCCGCCCAAGCGGTTCCTCGGCGCGGCGCGCAACATCGAGCACGGTGGCTCGTTGACCATCATCGCCACGGCGATGGTCGAAACCGGGTCCACCGGTGACACGGTCATCTTCGAGGAGTTCAAGGGCACTGGTAACGCCGAGCTCAAGCTCGACCGCAAGATCGCCGAGCGCCGGGTCTTCCCGGCCGTCGACGTCAACCCGTCCGGCACCCGTAAGGACGAGCTGCTGCTGTCCCCGGACGAGTTCGCGATCGTGCACAAGCTGCGCCGCGTGCTGTCGGGCCTCGACAGCCATCAGGCCATCGACCTGCTGATGAGCCAG
- the thrB gene encoding homoserine kinase, whose product MSQTLPVGIAATSVVAASSANLGPGFDSLGLALSLYDEIVVETTESGLQVEVEGQGAGQVPLDATHLVVRAIEAGLRATGYTAPGLIVRCRNDIPHSRGLGSSAAAVVGGLAAVNGLVTQAGSEPMGEDQLIQLASEFEGHPDNAAAAVLGGAVVSWTGAPRVSGEQPRYAAAQVELHPDIRLFSAVPQQRSSTAETRVLLPEQVSHVDARFNISRVALLVVALTERPDLLMDATEDVLHQPQRAAAMPASSEYLGILRRYGVAAVLSGAGPSVLGLSFQAGLPAEALQYGTANGFTVREMSVGDGVRWMSGVAVRN is encoded by the coding sequence GTGAGCCAAACCCTGCCGGTCGGCATTGCCGCCACCTCCGTCGTCGCCGCATCGAGCGCGAACCTGGGCCCCGGTTTCGACAGCCTGGGCCTGGCGCTGAGCCTGTACGACGAGATCGTGGTCGAGACAACAGAATCCGGCCTCCAGGTGGAGGTCGAAGGGCAGGGTGCCGGCCAGGTGCCGCTGGATGCGACGCATCTGGTGGTCCGCGCGATCGAGGCAGGCCTGCGGGCCACCGGGTACACCGCCCCGGGCTTGATCGTGCGCTGCCGCAACGACATTCCGCATTCCCGCGGACTGGGGTCGTCTGCCGCCGCCGTGGTCGGCGGGCTGGCAGCGGTCAACGGCCTTGTGACACAGGCAGGTTCGGAACCCATGGGGGAGGATCAGCTGATCCAGCTCGCCAGCGAATTCGAGGGCCATCCGGACAACGCCGCAGCCGCGGTGCTCGGCGGCGCCGTGGTGTCCTGGACGGGCGCCCCGCGCGTCAGCGGTGAGCAGCCGCGCTACGCGGCCGCGCAGGTCGAGCTGCATCCCGATATCCGGTTGTTCTCCGCGGTGCCGCAGCAGCGGTCCTCGACCGCCGAGACGCGAGTTCTGCTGCCGGAACAGGTCAGCCACGTCGACGCGCGATTCAACATCAGCCGCGTGGCGTTGCTGGTGGTCGCACTCACCGAGCGTCCCGATTTGCTGATGGACGCCACCGAGGACGTGCTGCACCAACCGCAGCGCGCGGCGGCGATGCCCGCTTCCTCGGAATATCTGGGGATACTGCGACGTTACGGAGTGGCGGCAGTGCTCTCAGGAGCCGGGCCATCCGTGCTCGGTCTGAGCTTCCAAGCTGGTTTACCTGCGGAGGCGTTGCAATACGGCACTGCCAACGGGTTCACGGTGCGCGAGATGTCGGTGGGCGACGGAGTCCGGTGGATGTCGGGTGTTGCAGTCCGCAACTGA
- the lysA gene encoding diaminopimelate decarboxylase, protein MHHPGAPARPQTPEEVLLLAPNVWPRNLVRGADGVVSVAGVTVTDLAAEFGTPLFVIDEDDFRSRCRDIAAAFGGGEYVHYATKAFLCSEIARWVDQEGLSLDVATGGELAVALHAGFPAQRITMHGNNKSVEELTTAVNAGVGHVVVDSLIEIERLDAIAGAAGIVQDVLVRVTVGVEAHTHEFISTAHEDQKFGLSLASGAAMDAVRRVFATDNLRLVGLHSHIGSQIFDVDGFELAAHRVIGLLRDVVAEFGVDKTAQMSIVDLGGGLGISYLPDDDPPPMDELADKLMAIVRNESAAVGLPAPKLVVEPGRAIAGPGTITLYEVGTVKDVAIGPTAHRRYVSVDGGMSDNIRTSLYAAEYDARLVSRASEAPAALARIVGKHCETGDIVVRDTWVSDDIAPGDLLGVAATGAYCYSMSSRYNLLGRPAVVAVKDGRARLVLRRETVTDLLSLEVSDV, encoded by the coding sequence ATCCACCACCCGGGAGCGCCCGCACGGCCGCAAACGCCGGAGGAGGTTCTGCTGCTCGCCCCGAATGTGTGGCCCCGCAACCTGGTTCGCGGTGCCGATGGCGTGGTGTCCGTCGCCGGGGTGACGGTCACCGATCTGGCGGCCGAATTCGGCACCCCGCTGTTCGTGATCGACGAGGACGATTTCCGGTCGCGCTGCCGTGACATCGCCGCGGCCTTCGGGGGTGGCGAGTACGTGCACTACGCGACCAAGGCTTTCCTGTGCAGCGAGATCGCGCGCTGGGTCGACCAGGAGGGCCTGTCGCTCGACGTCGCTACGGGTGGCGAACTGGCCGTCGCGTTGCACGCGGGCTTCCCGGCGCAGCGAATCACCATGCACGGCAACAACAAGTCCGTCGAGGAGCTGACGACGGCGGTGAACGCCGGCGTGGGCCACGTGGTGGTGGACTCGCTGATCGAGATCGAGCGCCTGGACGCCATCGCGGGCGCGGCGGGCATCGTCCAGGACGTGCTGGTGCGCGTCACCGTCGGGGTCGAGGCGCACACCCACGAGTTCATCTCCACCGCGCACGAGGATCAGAAGTTCGGGCTGTCGCTGGCCAGCGGAGCCGCGATGGATGCCGTGCGCCGCGTGTTCGCCACCGACAACCTCCGGCTGGTCGGCCTGCACAGCCACATCGGCTCGCAGATCTTCGACGTGGACGGCTTCGAACTGGCCGCCCATCGCGTGATCGGCCTGCTGCGAGACGTGGTTGCCGAATTCGGGGTCGACAAGACCGCGCAGATGTCGATCGTGGATCTCGGTGGGGGACTGGGCATTTCCTACCTGCCCGACGACGACCCACCGCCGATGGACGAGCTGGCCGACAAACTCATGGCCATCGTCCGCAACGAGTCGGCTGCCGTGGGCCTGCCCGCGCCGAAACTGGTGGTGGAGCCCGGTCGGGCCATTGCGGGCCCCGGCACCATCACGCTCTACGAGGTCGGCACCGTCAAGGATGTCGCCATCGGCCCGACGGCACACCGGCGTTACGTCAGCGTCGACGGCGGTATGAGCGACAACATCCGCACCTCCCTGTACGCCGCCGAGTACGACGCCCGGCTGGTGTCGCGGGCCAGCGAGGCCCCCGCTGCACTGGCGAGAATCGTCGGAAAGCACTGCGAGACAGGGGATATCGTCGTCCGCGACACCTGGGTGTCCGACGACATCGCGCCGGGCGACCTGCTCGGTGTAGCTGCGACCGGTGCCTACTGCTATTCGATGTCGAGCCGGTACAACCTGCTCGGTCGCCCAGCGGTGGTAGCGGTCAAGGACGGCCGCGCGCGGCTGGTGTTGCGGCGGGAGACCGTCACCGATCTGTTGAGTCTGGAGGTGAGCGACGTATGA
- the thrC gene encoding threonine synthase produces the protein MSTAQAVHRPWPGLIEAYRARLPIGDDWTPITLLEGGTPLIHAKRISEQTGCTVHLKVEGLNPTGSFKDRGMTVAVTESVARGQQAVLCASTGNTSASAAAYAARAGITCAVLVPQGKIAMGKLAQAVMHGAKIIQVDGNFDDCLELARKLTADFPTIALVNSVNPYRIEGQKTAAFEIVDALGTAPDVHALPVGNAGNITAYWKGYNEYHRDGLSDRLPRMLGTQAAGAAPLVLGEPVKEPETIATAIRIGAPASWNTAVEAQQQSNGRFLAATDEEILAAYHLIARTEGVFVEPASAASVAGLLKSIEDGWVKRGSTVVCTVTGNGLKDPDTALRGVPPVTPVPVDPMAVVAKLGLV, from the coding sequence ATGAGTACAGCGCAGGCTGTGCACCGGCCGTGGCCGGGGCTGATCGAGGCGTACCGCGCCCGGTTGCCGATCGGTGACGACTGGACGCCGATCACCCTGCTGGAGGGTGGAACCCCACTCATCCACGCCAAGCGGATTTCCGAACAGACCGGCTGCACTGTGCATCTCAAGGTCGAGGGACTCAACCCGACGGGGTCGTTCAAGGACCGCGGCATGACCGTCGCCGTCACCGAATCCGTGGCGCGCGGCCAGCAGGCCGTGCTGTGCGCGTCGACCGGCAACACGTCGGCGTCGGCGGCGGCCTACGCGGCGCGGGCGGGCATCACCTGCGCGGTGCTGGTGCCCCAGGGCAAGATCGCGATGGGCAAGCTCGCCCAGGCGGTCATGCACGGCGCCAAGATCATTCAGGTCGACGGCAACTTCGACGACTGCCTGGAACTGGCGCGCAAACTCACCGCCGACTTCCCGACCATCGCGTTGGTCAACTCGGTCAACCCGTACCGCATCGAGGGGCAGAAGACCGCCGCGTTCGAGATTGTCGACGCGCTGGGCACCGCACCCGACGTGCATGCGCTGCCGGTCGGCAACGCGGGCAACATCACCGCGTACTGGAAGGGCTACAACGAGTACCACCGTGACGGCCTGAGCGATCGGCTGCCCCGCATGCTGGGCACGCAGGCCGCCGGAGCCGCGCCGCTGGTGCTCGGCGAACCCGTCAAGGAACCCGAGACCATCGCCACCGCCATCCGCATCGGTGCTCCGGCGTCGTGGAACACGGCCGTGGAAGCTCAGCAGCAGTCCAACGGGCGGTTCCTGGCGGCCACCGATGAGGAGATCCTCGCGGCGTATCACCTGATCGCACGGACCGAGGGCGTGTTCGTCGAACCCGCGTCGGCGGCCAGCGTCGCCGGCCTGCTCAAGTCCATCGAGGACGGTTGGGTCAAGCGCGGTTCCACCGTGGTGTGCACCGTCACCGGCAACGGGCTCAAGGACCCCGACACGGCGCTGCGGGGCGTGCCGCCGGTTACCCCGGTACCCGTCGACCCGATGGCCGTCGTCGCCAAGCTCGGACTGGTCTGA
- the argS gene encoding arginine--tRNA ligase produces the protein MTPADLAELLKATAAAVLTEHDLDTAALPATVTVERPRNPEHGDYATNIALQLAKKVGVNPRELAGWLATALSSSDGIAAAEVAGPGFVNLRIEASAQGVIITNVLSAGDAYGNSGELAEKINLEFVSANPTGPIHIGGTRWAAVGDALGRLLSTQGADVTREYYFNDHGAQIDRFARSLVAAAKGEPTPEDGYAGTYINDIAAAVLAERPDALSLPADQQQEAFREVGVDLMFTHIKESLHEFGTDFDVYTHEDSMHTSGRVEQAIAKLRETGNIYEKDGATWLRTTEFGDDKDRVVIKSDGNPAYIAGDLAYYLDKRQRGFDLCIYMLGADHHGYIARLKAAAAALGDDPDSVEVLIGQMVNLVRDGQPVRMSKRAGTVITLDDLVEAIGVDAARYSLIRSSVDTPIDIDLALWSSASNENPVYYVQYAHARLSALSRNAADLGVTADTGHLDLLNHDKEGTLIRNLGEFPRVLKAAAALREPHRVCRYLEDLAGDYHRFYDACRVLPQGDEEPGELNSARLALCQATRQVIANGLAILGVTAPERM, from the coding sequence GTGACCCCCGCCGACCTTGCCGAGCTGCTCAAGGCCACTGCCGCGGCAGTGTTGACCGAACATGACCTGGACACCGCCGCGCTGCCGGCCACCGTCACGGTCGAGCGCCCGCGCAACCCTGAGCACGGCGACTACGCCACCAACATCGCACTGCAGCTGGCCAAGAAGGTCGGCGTCAATCCCCGCGAGCTGGCCGGCTGGCTGGCGACCGCGCTGAGCAGCAGCGATGGCATCGCCGCGGCCGAGGTTGCCGGGCCCGGGTTCGTCAATCTGCGCATCGAGGCGTCCGCGCAGGGCGTCATCATCACCAACGTGCTCAGCGCGGGCGACGCGTACGGCAACTCCGGCGAGCTCGCCGAGAAGATCAACCTCGAATTCGTCTCGGCCAACCCGACCGGCCCGATCCACATCGGCGGTACCCGCTGGGCCGCCGTCGGTGACGCGCTGGGCCGGCTGCTGTCCACGCAGGGCGCCGACGTCACCCGCGAGTACTACTTCAACGACCACGGCGCGCAAATCGACCGGTTCGCGCGGTCGCTGGTCGCCGCGGCCAAAGGCGAGCCGACGCCGGAGGACGGCTACGCGGGCACCTACATCAACGACATCGCCGCGGCCGTGCTGGCCGAGCGGCCCGATGCGCTGAGCCTGCCCGCCGATCAGCAGCAGGAAGCCTTCCGCGAGGTGGGCGTCGACCTGATGTTCACCCACATCAAGGAATCGCTGCACGAGTTCGGCACGGACTTCGACGTCTACACGCACGAGGATTCGATGCACACCTCGGGGCGCGTCGAGCAGGCCATCGCCAAGTTGCGCGAGACCGGCAACATCTACGAAAAGGACGGCGCAACGTGGTTGCGCACCACCGAGTTCGGTGACGACAAGGACCGCGTCGTCATCAAGAGCGACGGCAACCCGGCCTACATCGCCGGCGACCTGGCCTACTACCTCGACAAGCGTCAGCGCGGTTTCGACCTGTGCATCTACATGCTCGGCGCCGACCACCACGGCTACATCGCCCGGCTCAAGGCCGCCGCGGCGGCGCTCGGCGACGACCCGGACAGCGTCGAGGTGCTCATCGGTCAGATGGTCAACCTGGTCCGCGACGGGCAGCCCGTGCGGATGAGCAAGCGGGCGGGCACGGTCATCACGCTCGACGACCTGGTCGAGGCCATCGGCGTGGATGCCGCGCGATACTCGCTGATCCGTTCGTCGGTGGACACCCCCATCGACATCGACCTGGCGCTGTGGTCGAGCGCGTCCAACGAAAACCCGGTCTACTACGTGCAATACGCGCACGCCCGGCTGTCCGCGCTGTCCCGAAACGCCGCCGACCTCGGCGTCACGGCCGACACCGGCCACCTGGATCTGCTCAATCACGACAAAGAGGGCACGCTGATCCGCAACCTCGGCGAGTTCCCGCGCGTGCTGAAAGCCGCTGCGGCGCTGCGGGAACCGCACCGCGTGTGCCGGTATCTGGAGGATCTGGCCGGCGATTACCACCGGTTCTACGACGCCTGCCGGGTGTTGCCGCAGGGCGACGAAGAACCGGGCGAGCTGAACTCCGCGCGGTTGGCGCTGTGCCAGGCCACCCGCCAGGTGATCGCCAACGGTCTGGCCATCCTCGGCGTGACCGCACCGGAGCGGATGTGA
- a CDS encoding homoserine dehydrogenase yields the protein MSGKKSIGVAVLGLGNVGSEVVRIINESAPDLEARIGAPLELRGVGVRRVSGDRGISADLLTDDVDALVSRDDVDIVVEVMGPVEPARKAILSALEQGKSVVTANKALMAQSTGELAQAAENARVDLYFEAAVAGAIPVIRPLTQSLAGDSVVRVAGIVNGTTNYILSEMDSTGADYASALADASALGYAEADPTADVEGYDAAAKAAILASIAFHTRVTADDVYREGITKVSAEDFASARALGCTIKLLAICERISTDEGKQRVSARVYPALVPLTHPLAAVNGAFNAVVVEAEAAGRLMFYGQGAGGAPTASAVMGDLVMAARNRVQGGRGPRESKYAKLKIAPIGFIPTRYYVNMNVADRPGVLSAVAAEFSKREVSIAEVRQEGMVDDEGAPCGARIVVVTHQATDAALSETVEALADLDVVQTINSVLRMEGTDA from the coding sequence ATGAGCGGCAAGAAGTCGATCGGCGTAGCGGTATTGGGTTTGGGCAACGTCGGCAGCGAAGTTGTGCGCATCATCAACGAGAGTGCCCCCGACCTCGAGGCGCGGATCGGTGCGCCCCTGGAGTTGCGCGGCGTCGGCGTGCGCCGGGTGTCCGGCGACCGTGGCATTTCCGCCGATCTGCTCACCGACGACGTCGACGCGCTGGTGTCGCGCGATGACGTCGACATCGTCGTCGAGGTGATGGGCCCGGTCGAGCCCGCCCGCAAGGCCATCCTGTCGGCGCTCGAACAGGGCAAGTCGGTGGTCACCGCCAACAAGGCGCTGATGGCACAGTCCACGGGCGAGTTGGCGCAGGCGGCCGAGAACGCCCGTGTCGACCTGTATTTCGAGGCGGCAGTGGCCGGCGCCATCCCGGTGATCCGTCCGCTGACGCAGTCGCTGGCCGGTGACAGCGTGGTGCGGGTGGCCGGCATCGTCAACGGCACCACCAACTACATCCTGTCCGAGATGGACAGTACCGGAGCGGATTACGCGAGCGCGCTGGCCGACGCCAGCGCACTTGGCTATGCCGAGGCCGATCCCACCGCAGACGTCGAGGGCTATGACGCTGCCGCCAAGGCCGCGATCCTCGCCTCCATCGCGTTCCACACGCGGGTGACCGCCGACGACGTGTACCGCGAGGGCATCACCAAGGTCAGCGCTGAGGACTTCGCATCCGCCCGGGCGCTCGGCTGCACCATCAAGCTGCTGGCGATCTGCGAACGGATCTCCACCGATGAAGGCAAGCAACGGGTTTCGGCACGCGTATACCCGGCCCTGGTCCCGCTGACGCATCCGCTGGCCGCGGTCAACGGCGCGTTCAACGCCGTGGTGGTCGAGGCCGAGGCCGCCGGTCGACTGATGTTCTACGGGCAGGGCGCAGGCGGCGCACCGACCGCCTCGGCGGTGATGGGTGACCTGGTGATGGCCGCGCGCAACCGCGTACAGGGCGGCCGCGGGCCGCGCGAGTCGAAGTACGCCAAGCTCAAGATCGCGCCCATCGGATTCATCCCGACCCGCTACTACGTCAACATGAACGTTGCCGACCGTCCGGGCGTATTGTCCGCGGTCGCAGCCGAATTCAGCAAGCGTGAGGTCAGCATCGCCGAGGTGCGGCAGGAGGGCATGGTCGACGACGAGGGAGCGCCGTGCGGCGCACGCATCGTCGTGGTGACCCACCAGGCGACCGACGCGGCCTTGTCCGAAACCGTCGAGGCCCTCGCCGATCTCGACGTGGTGCAGACCATCAACAGTGTGCTTCGTATGGAAGGAACAGACGCATGA